The Aminiphilus circumscriptus DSM 16581 genome contains a region encoding:
- the glgA gene encoding glycogen synthase GlgA — MKCPRVLHVASEMAPLVKLGGLGDVVGSLPAALREVGVDARIVLPAYPGLFERLEAQNLSCAPTGKSVHVALDWRVYSAPLWETSVNNTPVYLLEQPELFSDPEVYPRETTPLATLPFAFLSLAALEIPGALEWTPDIFHVHDWPGALVPAALKWHRHYRNRRGDYETVLTIHNLAHQWITTPNALNIWGFVKESFTIEGIEFYGGINALKGGILAADAITTVSPRYAWEIQTPQGGMGLDGVLASCRGKIQGILNGLDYTVWNPETDPLLPAPYSIEDLSGKTLCRKALLQACGWEENDRPLLVFVGRLVEQKGVDILLAAMEDLLSLGTRVLILGSGHPIYERVLQEESRRYQDLLHVHAGYDETLAHLLYAGGDMLLMPSLFEPCGLSQLIALRYGTVPLVRAVGGLADTIIDVDGSPDGNGFLFSDYTPHELRRVVERALSHWHDREQWKIIVRHGMEQDFSWKHSAETYKALYLRLLGN; from the coding sequence ATGAAGTGCCCTCGGGTTCTCCACGTAGCCTCCGAAATGGCGCCCCTCGTCAAGCTCGGTGGATTGGGGGACGTGGTGGGATCCCTTCCTGCGGCACTCCGGGAGGTCGGCGTGGACGCCCGCATCGTGCTCCCTGCCTATCCCGGCTTGTTCGAGCGCCTGGAGGCCCAGAACCTTTCCTGCGCTCCCACCGGGAAAAGTGTGCATGTCGCCCTTGACTGGCGCGTATACAGTGCTCCTCTGTGGGAGACATCGGTGAACAACACACCGGTGTACCTGCTCGAACAACCGGAACTCTTCTCAGACCCGGAAGTCTATCCCCGGGAGACGACACCTCTGGCCACGCTCCCCTTCGCGTTCCTCTCTCTCGCCGCGCTGGAAATCCCCGGAGCGCTGGAATGGACTCCGGACATTTTCCACGTTCACGACTGGCCCGGCGCGCTGGTACCCGCAGCTCTCAAGTGGCACCGCCATTACCGAAACAGACGGGGTGACTACGAGACGGTCCTCACCATTCACAACCTGGCCCACCAGTGGATTACAACGCCGAATGCGCTGAACATCTGGGGCTTCGTCAAGGAAAGCTTCACCATCGAGGGCATTGAGTTCTACGGCGGCATCAACGCACTCAAAGGGGGCATTCTTGCCGCGGACGCCATCACCACTGTAAGCCCTCGTTATGCATGGGAAATTCAGACCCCTCAGGGAGGCATGGGACTTGACGGTGTTCTCGCGAGCTGTCGGGGAAAGATCCAGGGAATTCTCAACGGCCTCGACTACACCGTCTGGAACCCCGAGACGGACCCGCTGCTTCCCGCTCCATACAGCATCGAAGATCTCAGCGGGAAAACTCTCTGTCGCAAGGCACTCCTTCAGGCATGCGGCTGGGAGGAAAACGACCGCCCCCTGCTCGTCTTCGTCGGACGACTGGTGGAACAAAAGGGGGTGGACATCCTCCTCGCCGCCATGGAAGACCTCCTCTCGCTCGGAACGAGGGTGCTCATCCTCGGAAGCGGGCACCCCATCTACGAGCGTGTCCTGCAGGAGGAATCCCGCCGGTATCAGGACCTCCTCCATGTTCATGCGGGGTACGACGAAACGCTGGCGCACCTTCTCTATGCGGGCGGCGACATGCTCCTCATGCCGTCCCTTTTCGAACCCTGCGGCCTCTCCCAACTCATCGCGCTCCGTTACGGAACGGTTCCTCTTGTCCGTGCCGTGGGCGGACTCGCGGACACCATCATCGACGTGGACGGCTCCCCCGACGGAAACGGCTTCCTCTTCAGCGACTACACCCCGCACGAACTCCGTCGTGTGGTCGAACGGGCACTGTCGCACTGGCATGATAGAGAACAGTGGAAAATCATCGTCCGTCACGGCATGGAACAGGATTTTTCCTGGAAGCACTCCGCAGAGACATACAAGGCTCTGTACCTGAGACTTCTGGGGAACTGA
- the glgP gene encoding alpha-glucan family phosphorylase yields the protein MSVMVHGKNVGQSLRRMLENDPAFRTVAYFSMEIGIHHQIPTYSGGLGVLAGDTLKSAADLGVPLVGITLLYKKGYFNQRFNSEGWQQESSVEWQPEQFLQLLPNEVSVMIEGRSLHIRAWVHDFIGQGGYPVPIYFLDTDFDANSPEDRAFTWHLYGGDQRYRLIQEIILGVGGLRILRDLGYDNIKTFHLNEGHAGFLTLELLREMGYENFQKVRDQVVFTTHTPVPAGHDHFPYELVDRVMDPIFGGRLRRMLGENGVSMTELGLRYSRFTNGVSVKHAEVSRRMFNTSKVDAITNGVHSLTWTSTGMRRLFDREIPGWSNDPSRLTQALKLSDEDIWKAHQAAKMKLLAKILEDTGRELDPDVLTIGFARRAATYKRADLLFSDMKKLLDACAGQVQFIFAGKAHPQDEGGKAVIQKIIRASKEIGAALPIVYLENYDMSVAGLLTEGVDLWLNNPKRPREASGTSGMKCTHNGVMNLSVLDGWWIEGWIEDVTGWSIGPEPAEADLIDYNEMEDAVDLYAKLREKVLPSYYQHREKWISMMKSSIALNASYFNTHRMVKDYCEKAYGIVFRGL from the coding sequence ATGTCCGTCATGGTGCACGGAAAAAACGTCGGGCAAAGTTTACGCAGGATGTTGGAGAATGATCCTGCCTTCCGTACCGTGGCCTACTTTTCCATGGAAATAGGCATCCACCATCAGATTCCGACCTACTCGGGAGGGCTCGGCGTCCTCGCGGGAGACACGCTCAAGAGCGCCGCGGATCTCGGTGTTCCCCTGGTAGGGATTACGCTTCTGTACAAAAAGGGCTATTTCAACCAGAGGTTCAACAGCGAAGGATGGCAGCAGGAATCCTCGGTGGAATGGCAGCCGGAACAATTCCTCCAGCTCCTTCCCAACGAAGTCTCCGTCATGATCGAAGGGCGCTCCCTGCACATCCGTGCCTGGGTGCACGACTTCATCGGCCAGGGCGGATACCCCGTTCCCATTTATTTCCTCGACACGGATTTCGACGCGAACAGCCCCGAGGACAGGGCCTTCACGTGGCACCTCTACGGAGGCGACCAGCGCTACCGCCTGATCCAGGAGATCATCCTCGGCGTGGGGGGCTTGCGTATTCTCCGCGATCTCGGCTACGACAACATCAAAACCTTCCATCTCAACGAAGGACATGCGGGATTCCTCACCCTGGAACTGCTCCGGGAGATGGGTTACGAAAACTTCCAAAAAGTGCGCGATCAGGTGGTCTTCACCACCCACACACCCGTTCCCGCAGGACACGACCACTTCCCCTACGAACTCGTGGACCGCGTCATGGACCCCATCTTCGGAGGGCGACTCCGGCGCATGCTCGGCGAGAACGGCGTCTCCATGACGGAGCTGGGGCTCCGCTACAGCCGTTTCACCAACGGTGTGTCGGTCAAGCACGCCGAAGTGAGCCGCCGCATGTTCAACACCTCCAAGGTGGATGCCATCACCAACGGTGTCCACTCCCTCACCTGGACGTCCACGGGCATGCGCCGTCTTTTCGACCGTGAGATACCGGGCTGGAGCAACGACCCCTCCAGGCTCACCCAGGCGCTCAAGCTCTCCGACGAGGACATCTGGAAGGCTCATCAGGCGGCGAAGATGAAACTCCTCGCCAAGATCCTGGAGGACACGGGGCGGGAACTCGATCCGGACGTGCTCACCATCGGTTTTGCCCGCCGGGCCGCGACCTACAAGCGGGCCGACCTGCTCTTCTCCGACATGAAGAAACTCCTGGACGCCTGTGCGGGACAGGTGCAGTTCATCTTCGCAGGAAAAGCGCATCCCCAGGACGAAGGCGGCAAGGCGGTCATCCAAAAGATCATCCGGGCATCGAAGGAGATCGGAGCCGCTCTGCCCATCGTCTACCTGGAAAACTACGATATGTCCGTCGCGGGACTCCTCACCGAGGGCGTGGACCTGTGGCTGAACAATCCCAAGCGCCCCCGGGAGGCATCGGGAACGAGCGGCATGAAGTGCACCCACAACGGTGTGATGAACCTTTCCGTTCTCGACGGCTGGTGGATCGAGGGATGGATTGAGGACGTCACGGGCTGGTCCATCGGTCCCGAACCCGCCGAGGCGGACCTCATCGACTACAACGAGATGGAGGACGCGGTGGATCTTTACGCGAAACTGCGGGAGAAAGTCCTTCCTTCCTACTATCAGCACCGGGAAAAGTGGATCTCCATGATGAAATCCTCCATCGCTCTCAACGCCAGCTACTTCAACACGCATCGAATGGTGAAGGACTACTGCGAAAAAGCCTACGGCATCGTCTTTCGGGGGCTTTGA
- a CDS encoding tetratricopeptide repeat protein, with amino-acid sequence MAKKKASLEELLEAMYDEENPQKVENLASQILAVSPENPEALFMLADLTEDVEESVGFTERAVAELRRLVEKNPHDEELSLLLTEGLQRLGFAYIFDENGAKALETAEALLERGTEENDGAYWGRAIRYIGLLQTGQYSTVLEEVLADSEKTPFSAHAQAIATLELAGPGRESHLALLEAFRVAPNLPFYLLDYWDAPDSDEDDEDTLLEFSAATLLHPVWVQTEERIMALSTATTFFGYLTDRLPEDVLEEIRTELAQTPVFPVLEMGRSQIEAVCGGDDTDWETLDQTALDILSRMEELSE; translated from the coding sequence ATGGCAAAGAAAAAGGCTTCTCTGGAGGAACTGCTGGAAGCCATGTACGACGAGGAAAATCCCCAGAAGGTAGAAAATCTGGCCTCGCAGATCCTTGCCGTTTCTCCGGAGAACCCCGAGGCGCTGTTCATGCTCGCCGATTTGACCGAGGACGTCGAGGAGTCGGTCGGTTTCACGGAAAGAGCCGTCGCGGAGCTTCGGCGCCTCGTGGAGAAAAACCCCCACGACGAGGAGCTTTCTCTCCTTCTGACCGAGGGACTGCAGCGGCTCGGCTTCGCCTACATTTTCGACGAGAACGGCGCGAAGGCGCTCGAAACGGCGGAGGCGCTTCTGGAGAGAGGCACAGAGGAGAACGACGGCGCCTATTGGGGGCGGGCCATACGCTACATCGGCTTGCTGCAAACGGGCCAGTATTCGACCGTTCTCGAGGAGGTTCTGGCAGACAGCGAGAAGACACCTTTCTCCGCGCACGCACAGGCCATTGCGACGCTGGAACTGGCAGGCCCCGGAAGGGAGAGCCATCTGGCCCTCCTGGAAGCTTTCCGGGTTGCCCCGAACCTGCCCTTCTACCTCCTTGACTATTGGGACGCTCCCGACTCCGACGAAGACGACGAGGACACGCTGCTCGAGTTCTCCGCCGCCACCCTGCTCCATCCCGTATGGGTACAGACGGAGGAGCGCATCATGGCGCTGTCCACTGCAACAACCTTTTTCGGCTATCTCACGGACAGACTCCCCGAAGACGTCCTTGAGGAAATCCGAACCGAACTGGCCCAAACCCCTGTCTTTCCCGTCCTCGAGATGGGACGGAGCCAAATCGAGGCGGTCTGCGGCGGTGACGACACGGACTGGGAGACGCTGGATCAGACCGCACTGGACATACTTTCACGCATGGAAGAACTCTCCGAATAG
- the glgC gene encoding glucose-1-phosphate adenylyltransferase: protein MIYGKYGRVLGIVLAGGKGERLMPLTKYRAKPAVPFAAKYRIIDFALSNLVNSGLYSIYVLVQFRSQSLNEHIERGWQFGGAMRGRDFFITSVPAQMWTGEHWYKGTADAVFQNLHLATMYDADHVCIFAADHIYKMDVEQMLQFHVDNRADVTVAANVVPTSEAWQFGCIDVDDTNKIINFVEKPKNPPQIPGRPEFSYVSMGNYIFEREALEEALIEDARDPQSTHDFGKDILPRIFGLCRMMAYDFSTNIIPGNDRPYWKDVGTIDAYWQAHMDLLQHPSQLTLFNPHWPIRTVSYADPPGFTYPVKGQHCSVVGALRAEGSRVLGATVHFSVLSRNCIIHPGAVLEECIIGQNVVIGEGCKLRRTIVDAHNILPPNTVIGYDRQTDAERYHLDEKSGIVVVGMPSIKLRHSVDIPLQSMGESVPPRLGSF, encoded by the coding sequence ATGATTTACGGGAAATACGGTCGCGTTCTGGGCATCGTTCTCGCCGGGGGCAAAGGCGAACGTCTCATGCCCCTCACCAAGTACCGCGCAAAGCCGGCGGTTCCTTTCGCGGCGAAATACCGCATCATCGACTTCGCGCTTTCGAACCTTGTGAACAGCGGACTTTATTCCATCTACGTCCTCGTCCAGTTTCGGAGCCAATCTCTCAACGAGCATATCGAGCGGGGATGGCAGTTCGGCGGAGCCATGCGGGGGCGGGACTTCTTCATCACCAGTGTCCCGGCCCAGATGTGGACAGGCGAGCACTGGTACAAGGGCACTGCCGATGCGGTCTTCCAGAACCTGCATCTCGCAACCATGTACGACGCGGACCATGTGTGCATCTTCGCCGCGGACCACATCTACAAAATGGACGTGGAACAGATGCTGCAGTTCCACGTGGACAACCGAGCGGACGTGACCGTGGCGGCAAACGTCGTTCCCACCTCCGAGGCCTGGCAGTTCGGCTGCATCGACGTGGACGACACGAACAAGATCATCAATTTTGTGGAAAAACCGAAAAATCCTCCCCAGATCCCGGGGCGCCCCGAGTTCAGCTACGTCTCCATGGGCAATTACATCTTCGAGCGCGAAGCTTTGGAAGAGGCACTCATCGAGGACGCCCGGGACCCCCAGAGCACCCATGACTTCGGCAAGGACATTCTGCCCAGAATTTTCGGCCTGTGTCGCATGATGGCCTACGATTTCTCAACCAACATCATCCCCGGGAACGACCGCCCCTACTGGAAAGACGTGGGAACCATCGACGCCTATTGGCAGGCCCATATGGACCTGCTGCAACACCCCTCCCAGCTCACGCTCTTCAATCCCCATTGGCCGATTCGTACCGTTTCCTACGCGGATCCGCCTGGATTCACCTACCCCGTGAAAGGGCAGCACTGTTCCGTCGTGGGGGCCCTCCGGGCGGAGGGAAGCCGTGTCCTCGGGGCCACCGTCCACTTCTCGGTCCTCTCCAGGAACTGTATCATTCACCCCGGAGCCGTGCTGGAGGAATGCATCATCGGCCAGAACGTGGTCATCGGAGAGGGATGTAAACTGCGGCGAACCATCGTGGACGCGCACAACATTCTTCCCCCGAACACCGTGATCGGCTATGATCGACAGACCGATGCGGAACGCTATCACCTAGACGAAAAATCGGGAATTGTGGTGGTGGGAATGCCCAGTATCAAGCTCCGCCACTCCGTTGACATACCGCTCCAAAGCATGGGAGAATCCGTGCCGCCCCGACTCGGCTCTTTCTGA